From Blattabacterium cuenoti, the proteins below share one genomic window:
- a CDS encoding DEAD/DEAH box helicase yields the protein MKTFKDYHFLNDKILLALEDIGFISPTPIQEKVIPYLLKSEKDIIALSQTGTGKTAAFGLPIIQKINLKIHFPQALILCPTRELCVQITRDIFRFSKHMSLIKSISLYGGVSIENQIISLRKKVHIVVGTPGRVIDLIQRKKFYLSKIRFLVLDESDEMLDMGFKEEIDSIINRLPKERQSLLFSATMSKYMNKIAHTYLKNPIEIIIGKKNIGPNNVKHSYFIVNDQNKYLSLKRILDINLGIYGIIFCKTIKETIRIAEYLVKDGYNAEALYGDLPQKKREYVMNRFRKKITQFLVATDIASRGIDVKDITHIINYNIPNECKTYVHRSGRTGRAGSYGTSICIIHSKETKNLRQFEKKIGKNFEKIKIPSEKEICKKKLFYFIEKVKKTVVDEKSMRPFLPEIQRELELFNKEELIKRFSWIEIHRFLSSYKNSKDLNPPIFSSKKNVFLTRKN from the coding sequence ATGAAAACATTTAAAGATTATCATTTTTTAAATGATAAAATTCTTCTTGCCCTAGAAGATATTGGTTTTATATCTCCAACTCCTATACAAGAAAAAGTAATTCCATATTTACTTAAATCAGAAAAGGATATCATAGCTTTATCTCAAACAGGAACTGGAAAAACAGCTGCTTTTGGTTTACCAATTATTCAAAAAATAAATTTAAAAATACATTTTCCTCAAGCTTTAATATTATGTCCAACCAGAGAACTTTGTGTACAAATCACACGTGATATTTTTCGTTTTTCTAAACATATGTCATTAATAAAATCCATATCACTATATGGAGGGGTAAGTATTGAAAATCAAATTATTTCTTTAAGAAAAAAAGTCCATATTGTAGTAGGAACTCCTGGAAGAGTGATCGATTTAATACAAAGAAAAAAATTTTATCTATCTAAAATACGATTTTTAGTTTTAGATGAATCAGATGAAATGTTAGATATGGGTTTTAAAGAAGAAATAGATTCTATTATAAATAGATTACCAAAAGAACGGCAAAGTTTACTTTTTTCTGCTACGATGTCTAAATATATGAATAAGATAGCTCATACTTATTTAAAAAATCCTATAGAAATTATCATAGGAAAAAAAAATATAGGACCTAATAATGTTAAACACTCATATTTTATAGTAAATGATCAAAATAAATACCTTTCTCTAAAACGAATTCTAGATATCAATCTAGGTATCTATGGTATTATATTTTGCAAAACAATAAAAGAGACTATAAGAATAGCGGAATACTTAGTCAAAGATGGATATAATGCAGAAGCTCTTTATGGAGATCTTCCACAAAAAAAACGTGAGTATGTAATGAATAGATTTAGAAAAAAAATTACACAGTTTTTAGTAGCTACAGATATTGCCTCCAGAGGTATAGATGTAAAAGACATTACTCATATAATTAATTATAATATACCAAATGAATGTAAAACTTATGTACATAGAAGTGGTAGAACTGGAAGAGCAGGAAGTTATGGAACTTCCATTTGCATAATACATTCTAAAGAAACTAAAAATTTACGTCAATTTGAAAAAAAGATAGGAAAAAATTTTGAAAAAATAAAAATTCCTTCTGAGAAAGAAATATGTAAAAAAAAACTTTTCTATTTTATAGAAAAAGTAAAAAAAACTGTTGTAGATGAAAAATCTATGAGACCTTTTTTACCTGAAATACAAAGAGAATTAGAACTTTTTAATAAAGAAGAATTGATTAAACGTTTTTCTTGGATAGAAATTCATCGTTTTCTTTCTTCTTATAAAAATTCTAAGGATCTTAATCCTCCTATTTTTTCATCTAAAAAAAATGTTTTTTTAACTAGAAAAAATTAA
- a CDS encoding NAD(P)/FAD-dependent oxidoreductase: protein MNIPTKNNLKRVVIIGSGFAGLQVAKKLKRNKFQIVLIDKNNYHTFQPLLYQVATAGLEPDSIAHSIRTIIKKTENFFFRLANVHYINTKEQKIYTSVGYLQYDYLIIATGSITNYFGNKNIEYFSFPMKSIPEALNLRSLILQDFESALISKDPLEKDRLMTFVIVGGGPTGVELAGALAEMKKFVLPHDYPDLDIERMNIYLLQASPRLLDGMSEISAKHAFKNLKELGVKIWLNCFVKDYNGKIIFIDKNKKIETSNVIWAAGVKGAMIKGFLKKDMEGQRLLVDKHLKTLNYHNIFAIGDIACMVENKMYPNGHPMMAQTAIQQGNFLSENFDLILENKLKKSFKYKNFGVMATIGRNKAVCDFSFFKLKGFLAWIIWMFVHLISLISFRNKAIALMNWVIQYFQYNKSVRLIIRPFRRKKIN, encoded by the coding sequence ATGAATATTCCAACAAAAAATAATCTAAAAAGAGTTGTTATTATTGGTTCCGGATTTGCTGGTTTACAAGTTGCAAAAAAATTAAAAAGAAATAAATTTCAAATAGTCCTTATAGATAAAAATAATTATCATACTTTTCAACCTTTATTGTATCAAGTAGCTACAGCTGGTTTAGAACCAGATTCAATTGCACATTCTATCAGAACAATTATTAAAAAAACTGAAAATTTCTTTTTTAGATTAGCTAATGTTCATTATATAAATACAAAAGAACAAAAAATATATACTTCTGTAGGATATTTACAGTATGATTACTTAATTATTGCTACTGGTTCTATAACGAATTATTTTGGTAATAAAAATATAGAATATTTTTCATTTCCTATGAAATCTATTCCAGAAGCATTAAACTTAAGAAGTTTAATATTACAGGATTTTGAATCAGCTTTAATTTCTAAAGATCCACTGGAAAAAGATAGACTTATGACTTTTGTTATTGTAGGAGGGGGACCTACCGGAGTTGAATTAGCAGGAGCTCTAGCTGAAATGAAAAAATTTGTATTACCTCATGATTATCCTGATTTAGATATAGAACGTATGAATATTTATTTATTACAAGCATCTCCAAGATTGTTAGATGGAATGTCCGAAATATCTGCTAAACATGCATTTAAAAATTTAAAAGAATTAGGAGTAAAAATTTGGTTAAATTGTTTTGTTAAAGATTATAATGGTAAAATTATTTTTATAGACAAAAATAAAAAGATAGAAACTTCTAATGTGATATGGGCCGCAGGAGTTAAAGGCGCAATGATAAAAGGGTTTCTAAAAAAAGATATGGAAGGACAAAGATTATTAGTAGATAAACATTTAAAAACTTTAAATTATCATAATATTTTTGCAATAGGAGATATTGCTTGCATGGTTGAAAATAAAATGTATCCAAACGGACATCCTATGATGGCTCAAACCGCTATTCAACAAGGAAATTTTCTTTCTGAAAATTTTGATCTTATTTTAGAAAATAAGCTTAAAAAGTCTTTTAAATATAAAAATTTTGGAGTAATGGCGACTATCGGTAGAAATAAAGCTGTTTGTGATTTTTCTTTTTTTAAACTAAAAGGATTCTTAGCATGGATTATTTGGATGTTTGTACATTTAATTAGTCTGATTAGTTTCAGAAATAAAGCAATAGCCTTAATGAATTGGGTTATTCAATATTTTCAATATAATAAAAGTGTACGATTAATTATAAGACCATTTAGAAGAAAAAAAATTAATTGA
- the yajC gene encoding preprotein translocase subunit YajC encodes MFSLLQQNPMISTLWMFALIFIVFYFFMIRPQIRKQKIEKNFQENIKKGNHIVTNSGIHGKIIEITDIILVIETIVGKIKLERNTISKELTQLRYHNNKDDKKEIKKKK; translated from the coding sequence ATGTTTTCTCTTTTACAACAAAATCCTATGATAAGCACACTATGGATGTTTGCTTTAATATTTATTGTTTTTTATTTTTTCATGATACGTCCTCAAATACGAAAGCAAAAAATCGAAAAAAATTTTCAAGAAAATATAAAAAAAGGGAATCACATAGTGACAAATTCAGGTATACATGGTAAAATAATAGAAATAACGGATATTATTCTTGTAATAGAAACCATTGTAGGAAAGATAAAACTTGAAAGAAACACAATATCTAAAGAACTAACTCAATTACGTTATCATAATAACAAAGATGATAAAAAAGAAATAAAGAAAAAAAAATGA
- a CDS encoding 6-pyruvoyl trahydropterin synthase family protein, with amino-acid sequence MKATINKKGIFCAAHRLYNHQWSNDKNIEIFGKCAYLNYHGHNYEYIVSLTGEVDLITGFVFSLHELKNILFEEIENVLDHRNINIDIEYFSKKNPTVENIVIYIWNKIRKRISNKFSVKVTLYETKNNFVEYDGF; translated from the coding sequence ATGAAGGCTACTATAAATAAAAAAGGTATTTTTTGCGCAGCTCATAGACTTTATAATCATCAATGGAGTAACGATAAAAATATTGAAATTTTTGGAAAATGTGCATATTTAAATTATCATGGACATAATTATGAATATATTGTAAGTTTAACTGGAGAAGTTGATTTAATAACGGGTTTTGTTTTTAGTTTACATGAATTAAAAAACATTCTATTTGAAGAAATAGAAAATGTTTTAGATCATAGAAATATAAATATTGACATTGAATATTTTTCTAAAAAAAACCCAACAGTAGAAAATATTGTTATCTATATATGGAATAAAATTAGAAAAAGAATATCTAATAAATTTTCTGTAAAAGTAACTTTATATGAAACTAAAAATAATTTTGTAGAATATGATGGATTTTGA
- a CDS encoding chorismate-binding protein, producing the protein MIKISIIKLYKKIIKNYWNQNSFILFKKPYENRIFFYSQSQENNIDKDKNLFIICSFDQKTIVKINTKEIYLSNIKNNIDYYGKLTNKISKSNFIFNDTCKYKSLLNKAYKAIENGFMKKVVISRYLKIPFHNFFLKRTFQKLIFSYPNAFISLWYDLNYGFWIGATPELLIKLDDNQLETVAIAGTIWGNKKDKKWTFKESEEHYIVVNYITNFLKKYSGFLSVEKTRVMNLGKLYHLKTPIYFSFSKKPNCYQLINQIFPTPSVCGFPKKKSFSFIQENEGFKREFYSGFFGPLCENENKIELYVNLRCARIKMDKKEIILYAGSGITKKSEIEKEYIETEKKIKSILSKFIFN; encoded by the coding sequence ATGATAAAAATTAGTATAATAAAATTATATAAAAAAATAATAAAAAATTATTGGAATCAGAATAGTTTTATTCTATTTAAAAAACCATATGAAAACAGAATTTTTTTTTATTCTCAATCTCAAGAAAATAATATTGATAAAGACAAAAATTTATTCATAATTTGTAGTTTTGATCAAAAAACTATTGTAAAAATTAACACAAAAGAAATTTATTTATCTAACATAAAAAATAATATTGATTATTATGGAAAATTAACAAATAAAATATCAAAATCTAATTTTATTTTTAATGATACATGTAAATATAAATCATTACTTAATAAGGCTTATAAAGCTATAGAAAATGGATTTATGAAAAAAGTAGTGATATCTAGATATTTGAAAATACCATTTCATAATTTTTTTTTGAAAAGAACTTTTCAAAAACTAATCTTTTCTTATCCTAATGCATTTATTAGTTTATGGTATGATTTAAATTATGGTTTCTGGATAGGTGCTACACCAGAATTATTAATTAAATTAGATGATAATCAATTGGAAACAGTAGCAATTGCTGGTACTATTTGGGGAAATAAAAAAGATAAAAAATGGACTTTTAAAGAATCAGAAGAACATTATATAGTTGTTAACTATATCACTAATTTTTTAAAGAAATATTCTGGATTTCTTTCTGTAGAAAAAACCAGAGTTATGAACTTAGGAAAATTATATCATTTAAAAACACCTATTTATTTTTCTTTTTCAAAAAAACCTAATTGTTATCAATTAATCAATCAAATATTTCCAACTCCTTCTGTTTGTGGTTTTCCAAAAAAAAAATCTTTTTCTTTTATTCAAGAAAATGAAGGATTTAAAAGAGAGTTTTATTCAGGCTTTTTTGGTCCATTGTGTGAAAATGAAAATAAGATAGAACTATATGTAAATTTAAGATGTGCAAGAATAAAAATGGATAAGAAAGAAATAATTTTATATGCAGGAAGTGGAATCACTAAAAAAAGTGAAATAGAAAAAGAATATATAGAAACGGAAAAAAAAATAAAAAGTATTCTTTCAAAATTTATTTTCAATTAA
- the gcvT gene encoding glycine cleavage system aminomethyltransferase GcvT codes for MDFDFLKKTTLYKNHIKLGAKMEPFSGFLMPFQYDSSLVEHMSVRKNVGIFDISHMGKFFLHGKDSKSLLQYITTNNLSEIKSGQAQYSCLINKLGGIIDDLVIYKFSEEKFLLIINASNIEKNKKWIKYHIKNDKKNIQFLDKSNDYSIISIQGPNSFFSIQKLTDISLKKIPFYSFNIGKFAGIKDILISYTGYTGSKGVEIYIPNEYAEYIWKEILRIGSSFSIQPCGLLSRNSLRLEMGYRLYGQDLDENTTPIEAGLSWITKFKKDFLAKEILQKQKKEGNHKKFLSFLIEEKGKIPRFGYHLKDKNGKILGKVTSGVYSPILKKGIGLGFIFKNVKEEKHIFISIRNKNIPIKIVKLPFVDICNS; via the coding sequence ATGGATTTTGATTTTTTAAAAAAAACAACTTTATATAAAAATCATATAAAATTAGGAGCAAAAATGGAACCATTTTCTGGTTTTCTTATGCCTTTTCAATATGATTCATCATTAGTCGAACATATGTCTGTAAGAAAAAATGTAGGAATATTTGATATAAGTCATATGGGAAAGTTTTTTTTACATGGAAAAGATTCCAAATCATTACTTCAATACATCACGACAAACAATTTATCAGAAATAAAGTCTGGTCAAGCACAATATTCTTGTTTAATTAATAAATTAGGAGGAATTATTGATGATTTAGTTATTTATAAATTTTCAGAAGAAAAATTTCTACTCATCATAAATGCTTCCAATATTGAAAAAAATAAAAAATGGATAAAATATCATATAAAAAATGATAAAAAAAATATACAATTTTTAGATAAATCTAATGATTATTCTATTATATCAATACAAGGACCGAATTCTTTTTTTTCCATTCAAAAATTAACAGATATTTCTTTGAAAAAAATTCCTTTTTATTCTTTTAATATTGGAAAGTTTGCAGGAATAAAAGATATTTTAATATCTTATACAGGATATACAGGATCAAAAGGAGTAGAAATTTATATTCCTAATGAATATGCAGAATATATATGGAAAGAAATACTAAGAATAGGATCCTCTTTTTCTATACAACCTTGTGGTTTATTGAGCAGAAACTCTTTAAGACTAGAAATGGGATACCGTTTATATGGACAAGATTTAGATGAAAATACAACACCTATAGAAGCCGGTTTATCCTGGATTACAAAATTTAAAAAAGATTTCTTAGCAAAAGAAATATTACAAAAACAGAAAAAAGAAGGAAATCATAAAAAATTTCTATCTTTTCTTATAGAAGAAAAAGGAAAAATACCAAGATTTGGTTACCATTTAAAAGATAAAAATGGGAAAATTCTTGGTAAAGTTACTTCTGGTGTATACTCCCCTATCCTAAAAAAAGGAATAGGACTAGGTTTTATTTTTAAAAACGTTAAAGAAGAAAAACATATATTTATTTCTATACGTAATAAAAACATACCTATAAAAATAGTGAAATTACCATTCGTCGATATATGTAATTCATAA
- a CDS encoding PaaI family thioesterase, with amino-acid sequence MKKSNKEILKELNFLNKNTFISFLKIKYIDLGKNFLIAKMAIDQNKLQPIGFLHGGATLSLAESVSSSLSNINIDQKKFNIFNIEISANHIRKIKSGFIFAMAKIVYKGRRIHFLKTKIYNEKKDTISYCKMTNIIIPKINDKN; translated from the coding sequence ATGAAAAAAAGTAATAAGGAAATATTAAAAGAATTAAATTTTTTGAATAAAAATACATTTATAAGTTTTTTAAAAATAAAATATATTGATTTAGGTAAAAATTTTTTGATAGCAAAAATGGCAATAGATCAAAATAAACTTCAACCTATAGGGTTTCTTCATGGTGGAGCAACTTTATCTTTAGCTGAAAGCGTTAGTAGTTCCTTATCAAATATTAATATAGATCAAAAAAAATTTAACATTTTTAATATTGAAATTTCAGCAAATCATATCCGAAAAATTAAAAGTGGATTTATATTCGCAATGGCAAAAATTGTTTATAAAGGAAGAAGAATTCATTTTTTGAAAACAAAAATTTATAACGAAAAGAAAGATACAATAAGTTATTGTAAAATGACAAATATAATTATCCCAAAAATTAATGATAAAAATTAG
- a CDS encoding MATE family efflux transporter, with amino-acid sequence MVGFLGKKALASVSLANAVFFIIIIFGLGISTGFSSLIASIDAKKEYKKGITIFYHALILNFFLSIIMFICVHIFFYILPYLGQPKEILNDTISFLNINSISMIPWMIFEVFRKFSEGLSLVYPSLFITWISAFVNIILNYLFINGLFNFPKLGIKGVAYATLISRITMLIGINFILYQYKKVRNYYNSFSSFLSIFILKKKYFEEILKIGVPSGLHMLFEMSTFSISSFITGKCGIKDLAAHQIVLSLVSSTFLLSTGFSLTATIRIGNQLALKNYYELRKIGWSIILMGTIFMLICSSIFILFRNYIPYMYIKNDMEVIDITKKIIVIASIFQLFDGIQGFILGALRGIQDVKIPMRISFFSYCVIALPIAWFLSIHLKFGGIGVWIGLSLGIIISSILLLIRYERITKNLLKKE; translated from the coding sequence ATGGTTGGATTTCTAGGGAAAAAAGCCTTAGCTTCCGTCTCATTGGCTAATGCTGTTTTCTTTATTATAATCATTTTTGGTTTGGGGATATCTACTGGTTTCTCTTCTCTAATAGCATCTATTGATGCTAAAAAAGAATATAAAAAAGGAATTACAATTTTTTATCATGCTTTAATTCTTAATTTTTTTTTGTCAATAATAATGTTTATTTGTGTACATATTTTTTTCTATATTCTTCCGTATTTAGGACAACCTAAAGAAATTTTAAACGACACTATTTCTTTTTTAAATATAAATTCTATATCCATGATTCCTTGGATGATATTTGAAGTTTTCCGAAAATTTTCAGAAGGATTATCTTTAGTTTATCCTAGTTTATTTATTACATGGATTTCTGCTTTTGTTAACATTATTTTAAATTATTTATTTATTAATGGTTTATTTAATTTTCCTAAATTAGGAATAAAAGGAGTTGCATATGCTACTTTAATATCTCGTATAACTATGTTAATAGGGATTAATTTTATATTATATCAATATAAAAAAGTTCGTAATTATTATAATTCTTTTTCTTCTTTTCTATCCATTTTTATTTTAAAGAAAAAATATTTTGAAGAAATATTAAAAATAGGAGTACCTTCTGGTTTACATATGTTATTTGAAATGAGTACTTTTTCTATATCTTCTTTTATAACAGGAAAATGTGGAATAAAAGATTTAGCTGCTCATCAAATAGTTCTAAGCTTAGTTTCATCTACTTTTCTTTTAAGTACAGGGTTTTCTTTAACTGCAACAATAAGAATAGGAAACCAATTAGCATTAAAAAATTATTATGAACTAAGAAAAATTGGATGGTCTATCATATTGATGGGTACCATTTTTATGCTAATATGCAGTTCTATTTTTATTTTATTTAGAAATTATATACCCTATATGTATATAAAAAATGATATGGAAGTCATCGATATAACTAAAAAAATCATTGTTATAGCTAGTATATTTCAATTATTCGATGGAATACAAGGATTCATACTTGGAGCTTTAAGAGGAATACAGGATGTTAAAATACCTATGAGAATAAGTTTTTTTTCTTATTGCGTTATTGCATTACCTATAGCTTGGTTTTTATCTATTCATCTTAAATTTGGAGGAATAGGAGTCTGGATAGGTCTATCTTTAGGTATTATTATCTCATCTATACTTCTTCTCATAAGATATGAAAGAATAACTAAAAATCTTCTGAAAAAAGAATAA
- the coaE gene encoding dephospho-CoA kinase (Dephospho-CoA kinase (CoaE) performs the final step in coenzyme A biosynthesis.): MNHFLVGITGQMGTGKSIFSSFFKKKDIPIYYSDKKCKKLMNTVKYIKQNIKKYFGYKSYQDNKVNTNFLSEKIFKDQNSLKYLCSILYPWIFLDFKNWISLQKKTIYLIKESALLFESGTYKNCNLIINMISPIDQMIDRVKKRDNLNKRQILDRIKFQLSNKERKKYSNFNIENSKDFSFLEKKAEIIHNQIISFLWEKEIKKQEEEK; the protein is encoded by the coding sequence ATGAATCATTTTTTAGTTGGAATAACTGGTCAAATGGGAACTGGAAAAAGTATATTTAGTTCTTTTTTTAAAAAAAAGGATATTCCTATATATTATTCAGATAAAAAATGTAAAAAATTAATGAATACCGTCAAATATATCAAACAAAATATTAAAAAATATTTTGGATATAAATCTTATCAAGACAACAAAGTTAATACGAATTTTTTATCGGAAAAAATATTTAAAGATCAAAATTCATTAAAATACTTATGTTCCATTTTATATCCATGGATATTTTTAGATTTTAAAAACTGGATTTCATTACAGAAAAAAACTATTTATCTTATAAAAGAATCAGCATTATTATTTGAAAGTGGAACATATAAAAATTGTAATCTTATCATAAACATGATTTCTCCTATAGATCAAATGATTGATAGAGTAAAAAAGAGAGATAATCTAAATAAAAGACAGATTCTGGATCGTATTAAATTTCAACTTTCCAATAAAGAAAGAAAAAAATATTCTAATTTCAATATTGAAAATTCCAAAGATTTTTCTTTTTTAGAAAAAAAAGCAGAAATTATACACAATCAAATCATTTCATTTTTATGGGAAAAGGAGATAAAAAAACAAGAAGAGGAAAAATAA
- the nusB gene encoding transcription antitermination factor NusB, producing MLLKTISIRRYFRIKSLQFLYAQKLSKIDSKKVEKNMLQSIEGLHDLYIYLLYLILKMRDRAIRINNKIKNKTGLIQRMAYNSILKTLSSNKYYLLEYRNLKNSKKTLLEKNEYILSFFLKEMNTSKIYKKFIQKSNFSFEEDKNFIIKFYRNFIISNNKKLIEYTDDLIYLNGSSDLYIAHMMVCKTLKFIQLTTPKNFKLYNIYKNKENKKFIVDLYRNTILYKEEFNSLIRDTSNNWDIKRISTIDLIILQMAICEFLYFPTIPPKATMNEYIEITKIFCMEKSKIFINGILDQVFKCLYKNKKIFKEKNKGIIK from the coding sequence ATGTTGTTAAAAACAATATCAATCAGACGATATTTCAGAATAAAAAGTCTTCAATTTTTATATGCTCAAAAGTTATCTAAAATAGACTCAAAAAAAGTAGAAAAAAATATGCTTCAAAGTATTGAAGGATTACATGATTTATATATATATCTTCTTTATTTAATATTAAAGATGAGAGATAGAGCTATAAGGATAAATAATAAAATAAAAAATAAAACAGGTCTTATCCAAAGGATGGCATATAATTCTATCTTAAAAACATTATCAAGTAATAAATATTATTTACTAGAATATAGAAATCTAAAAAATTCTAAAAAAACTTTATTAGAAAAAAATGAATATATTCTCTCCTTCTTTCTAAAAGAAATGAATACATCTAAAATTTATAAAAAATTTATTCAAAAATCCAATTTTTCTTTCGAAGAAGATAAAAATTTTATTATTAAATTTTATAGAAATTTTATTATATCTAATAATAAAAAATTGATAGAATATACAGATGATTTAATATATCTAAATGGATCAAGTGATTTATACATAGCACATATGATGGTATGCAAAACTTTAAAATTTATTCAACTAACCACTCCAAAGAATTTTAAATTATATAATATTTATAAAAATAAAGAAAATAAAAAATTTATAGTTGATTTATACAGAAACACTATTCTTTACAAAGAAGAATTCAACAGTTTAATCCGTGATACATCTAATAATTGGGATATAAAAAGAATATCAACTATAGATTTAATCATACTACAAATGGCTATTTGCGAATTTTTATACTTTCCTACTATTCCTCCAAAAGCAACTATGAATGAATATATTGAAATAACAAAAATATTTTGTATGGAAAAAAGTAAAATTTTTATTAATGGAATTCTAGATCAAGTATTTAAATGTTTATATAAAAACAAAAAAATTTTTAAAGAAAAAAATAAGGGAATAATAAAATAA
- a CDS encoding isopentenyl-diphosphate Delta-isomerase, with protein sequence MLMLQRRSSKKYHSSLLWTNTCCTHPIKNETILSAAHRCLIEEMGFDCFLEKKFFFTYYKLLNNGLIENELDHVFVGYYDYSPIINTKEVDNWKWITLKELIEDIKIYPESYTIWFKIIMNNYLRKIINY encoded by the coding sequence ATGTTAATGCTGCAAAGAAGATCATCCAAAAAATATCATTCTTCACTTTTATGGACAAATACTTGTTGCACACATCCAATAAAAAATGAAACGATTTTATCAGCAGCACATCGTTGTTTAATAGAAGAAATGGGTTTTGATTGTTTTTTAGAAAAAAAATTTTTTTTTACTTATTATAAGTTACTTAATAATGGATTAATAGAAAATGAATTAGATCACGTTTTTGTAGGTTATTATGATTACTCCCCTATTATAAATACCAAAGAAGTAGATAATTGGAAATGGATCACTTTAAAAGAGTTAATAGAAGATATCAAAATATACCCTGAATCTTATACCATTTGGTTTAAGATAATCATGAATAATTATTTAAGAAAAATTATAAATTATTAA
- a CDS encoding 30S ribosomal protein THX, whose product MGKGDKKTRRGKIRNKTYGNLRPKPKNLRKNKKQNIWKSTSKNLKT is encoded by the coding sequence ATGGGAAAAGGAGATAAAAAAACAAGAAGAGGAAAAATAAGAAACAAAACATATGGAAATCTACGTCCAAAACCTAAAAACTTAAGGAAAAATAAGAAACAAAACATATGGAAATCTACGTCTAAAAACCTAAAAACTTAA
- a CDS encoding zinc metallopeptidase has protein sequence MIYYLIVGITFTISIIVSKILKDKFQIYSECKLQNNMSGKEIAEKMLSDCGIYDVEVISIEGFLTDYYDPINKTVNLSEKVYYENTAASASVAAHECGHALQHKHGYNMLKLRNYLIPFLNFSSRFTSLLIISGLTVFYSSGGKSSILLKMGLCFFFLAVLFSFVTLPIEFDASKRALNWLKEKNIVSYQEYDQAKDSLKWASMTYIISAMGSLVQFIYFLSVLNRKEED, from the coding sequence ATGATTTATTATTTAATTGTAGGAATCACATTTACTATTAGTATAATTGTTAGTAAAATATTAAAAGATAAATTTCAAATTTATTCTGAATGTAAATTACAGAATAATATGAGCGGTAAAGAAATAGCAGAAAAAATGTTAAGTGATTGTGGTATTTATGATGTTGAAGTTATATCGATTGAAGGTTTTTTAACAGATTATTATGATCCCATAAATAAAACCGTTAATTTAAGTGAAAAAGTATATTATGAAAATACAGCAGCTTCTGCTTCTGTAGCCGCTCATGAATGTGGACATGCATTACAGCATAAACATGGTTATAATATGTTAAAATTACGGAATTATTTAATTCCTTTTTTAAATTTTAGTTCAAGATTTACAAGTTTACTAATAATATCTGGACTTACAGTTTTTTACAGTAGTGGAGGAAAAAGTTCTATTCTATTAAAAATGGGTTTATGTTTCTTTTTTTTAGCTGTACTTTTTTCGTTTGTTACACTTCCTATAGAATTTGATGCAAGTAAAAGAGCATTAAATTGGTTAAAAGAAAAGAATATAGTCTCTTATCAAGAATATGATCAAGCGAAAGATTCGTTAAAATGGGCTTCTATGACATATATAATATCAGCAATGGGTAGTCTAGTTCAATTTATTTATTTTTTATCTGTTCTTAATAGGAAAGAAGAAGATTAA